One window of Thermocoleostomius sinensis A174 genomic DNA carries:
- a CDS encoding chorismate lyase → MTPAFKPNNSVVLSTAWHALHPLWQGGEEVVQRGLPSQQLAPTWQMLMLGDGSPTRHLQLLTGEPTEVDVIDMSPIGHDPDNAPAVIEAVPGPRLRRQVWLRTASGQRLAYATSWWEASHVDEYLQNRSLPIWASLAQLRTELYRDIQGIHYGHSRALELAFGQTGPFWGRHYLFWHHGRPLTLIYEVFSPYLSKYLGPMHLE, encoded by the coding sequence TTGACTCCAGCCTTTAAACCAAACAACAGTGTAGTTTTGTCTACGGCATGGCACGCCCTTCATCCTCTTTGGCAAGGAGGAGAAGAGGTGGTGCAACGAGGTTTGCCGTCACAGCAGCTTGCTCCGACTTGGCAAATGTTGATGTTGGGAGATGGCTCTCCGACTCGGCACTTACAATTGCTGACCGGAGAACCGACCGAAGTTGATGTTATTGATATGTCTCCGATCGGCCATGATCCAGACAATGCGCCAGCGGTGATTGAGGCAGTTCCAGGTCCGCGTTTACGGCGACAGGTGTGGTTGCGAACGGCATCTGGACAGCGCCTTGCCTATGCGACTTCTTGGTGGGAAGCCAGCCATGTTGATGAATATTTGCAGAATCGATCGCTGCCGATTTGGGCTAGTCTGGCGCAGTTGCGCACTGAACTGTATCGCGATATTCAAGGAATCCACTATGGGCATTCTCGCGCCTTAGAGTTGGCGTTTGGGCAAACCGGGCCATTTTGGGGACGACACTATCTGTTCTGGCATCATGGACGCCCCCTAACGCTGATCTACGAAGTGTTTTCACCGTACCTCTCGAAGTATCTGGGGCCGATGCATCTAGAGTGA
- a CDS encoding 3-deoxy-7-phosphoheptulonate synthase: protein MHKTYDLHVVETRPLISPATIHNELPITEAAATLVSETRDRIRNIMQNEDQRLLVIVGPCSVHDVEAAYEYGKKLVALRQELADELEIVMRVYFEKPRTTIGWKGLINDPHLDGSYDINTGLRLARKLLLDLAHLGLPAATELLDPIIPQYIADVISWTAIGARTTESQTHREMASGLSMPIGFKNNTDGSLHAAANAMLAASEPHRFLGINLDGLASIVTTTGNPDGHLVLRGGKRGPNYDIEHVQQAAQELTRLGLNPRVMIDCSHDNSRKDYTRQSIVLHDIAGQLTAGSRHIMGVMIESHLVAGKQSVPTDLSKLVYGQSITDACVDFDTTATMLKDLARSVTTNQPTASIG from the coding sequence ATGCACAAAACCTATGATCTTCACGTTGTAGAGACTCGTCCCCTCATCAGTCCTGCAACCATCCACAACGAGCTTCCTATTACTGAAGCCGCAGCTACCCTCGTTTCAGAGACCCGCGATCGCATTCGCAACATTATGCAAAACGAAGATCAGCGGTTACTAGTGATTGTAGGACCCTGTTCGGTTCACGATGTAGAGGCAGCGTATGAGTATGGCAAAAAGCTGGTGGCTCTGCGGCAGGAACTGGCAGACGAGTTGGAAATTGTGATGCGTGTGTATTTCGAGAAGCCGCGCACCACGATCGGGTGGAAAGGGTTAATCAACGATCCCCATCTGGACGGCAGCTATGACATCAACACCGGGCTGCGACTGGCTCGTAAACTACTGCTGGATTTGGCCCATCTGGGGCTGCCGGCTGCGACTGAGCTACTTGATCCAATCATTCCTCAGTACATCGCCGATGTGATTTCCTGGACAGCGATTGGGGCACGTACGACTGAAAGTCAAACCCACCGGGAAATGGCTTCTGGCTTGTCGATGCCGATCGGCTTCAAAAACAATACCGATGGCAGTCTTCATGCGGCGGCTAATGCGATGTTGGCCGCCAGCGAGCCGCATCGATTTTTGGGCATTAACTTAGACGGCTTAGCCAGCATTGTCACTACGACGGGCAATCCCGATGGACATCTAGTGTTGCGGGGGGGGAAACGTGGACCTAATTACGATATCGAACATGTGCAGCAGGCGGCTCAAGAACTGACTAGGTTGGGGCTAAATCCTCGCGTCATGATCGACTGTAGCCACGACAATTCCCGCAAAGATTACACCCGTCAGTCGATCGTCCTCCATGATATTGCTGGGCAACTGACGGCTGGATCGCGGCATATTATGGGGGTTATGATTGAAAGCCATTTAGTCGCTGGCAAGCAGTCGGTTCCAACTGACCTCAGCAAGCTGGTTTATGGGCAGAGCATCACCGATGCCTGTGTTGATTTTGACACCACCGCCACCATGTTGAAAGATTTGGCACGATCGGTAACAACCAACCAACCAACCGCTTCGATTGGCTAA
- a CDS encoding TldD/PmbA family protein, translating to MERSNLEAIFNRLVAALLNELQPDEHLKIGLIGEQSQFTRFNHAKVRQTGCVNDAQLELTLMHNQRHAFWHLPVTGDWETDWQQARSVLLDLRQDVPQLPEDPYLVLPTGNAKSHEVYSGALLPAESAVDAILPTVAELDFTGIYAAGSLVRAYADSAGQQHWFATETFTLDYSLFTAEGQAVKGTFAGSEWDQTAYTEKLRDSKHQLAQLARSPKSIPRGTYRTYLAPAAVSELLQMFSWGGVSEAAMQQGASALRLLQQGEKQFSPLFYLTENFQRGLVPRFNNWGEIAPSELPIIQAGQLVNTLVNSRTAKEYGKIANGANGRESLRSPEIAPGDLSATAVLPRLETGLYVSNLHYLNWSDRPTGRVTGMTRYACFWVEDGTIVAPIENLRFDESLYRCFGENLLAFTDTQEFIAEVGTYDNRSVGGSWVPGALIEEFTYTL from the coding sequence ATGGAGCGTTCCAACTTAGAAGCCATTTTCAATCGCCTTGTGGCCGCGTTGTTGAATGAATTGCAACCCGACGAGCATCTGAAGATTGGGCTGATAGGAGAACAGAGCCAGTTTACACGCTTTAACCATGCCAAGGTGCGGCAGACTGGTTGCGTCAACGATGCTCAGTTGGAACTGACCTTGATGCACAATCAACGTCATGCCTTCTGGCATCTGCCCGTTACTGGCGATTGGGAAACCGATTGGCAGCAAGCTCGATCGGTGCTGCTGGACTTGCGCCAAGACGTGCCGCAGCTACCCGAAGATCCGTACTTGGTGCTGCCGACTGGCAATGCCAAAAGTCATGAAGTGTATTCGGGTGCACTGTTGCCGGCTGAATCGGCAGTTGACGCCATTCTTCCTACCGTTGCTGAGCTAGATTTTACGGGAATCTATGCGGCCGGATCACTGGTGCGGGCCTACGCAGATTCGGCTGGGCAACAACACTGGTTTGCCACAGAGACGTTTACGCTAGATTATTCGCTGTTTACCGCAGAGGGGCAAGCTGTCAAAGGCACCTTTGCGGGCAGTGAGTGGGATCAAACCGCCTATACCGAGAAGTTGAGAGACTCGAAACACCAGCTTGCTCAACTCGCTCGATCGCCCAAGTCTATTCCCCGTGGCACCTATCGAACTTATCTAGCTCCGGCGGCGGTTTCAGAATTGCTGCAAATGTTTTCGTGGGGTGGTGTTAGCGAAGCAGCGATGCAACAGGGAGCCAGTGCATTACGGTTGTTACAACAAGGTGAAAAGCAGTTTTCTCCTTTATTTTACTTAACAGAGAATTTTCAGCGGGGATTGGTTCCTCGCTTTAATAATTGGGGAGAAATTGCTCCATCAGAGTTGCCAATCATTCAAGCTGGGCAGTTAGTAAACACGTTAGTGAACTCTCGCACTGCCAAAGAGTACGGCAAAATTGCCAATGGAGCCAATGGACGAGAATCGCTGCGATCGCCTGAAATTGCTCCGGGTGATTTATCGGCAACCGCTGTGCTGCCCCGGCTAGAGACAGGCTTGTATGTCTCAAACCTACATTATCTAAACTGGAGCGATCGTCCCACCGGACGGGTAACGGGTATGACGCGCTATGCCTGCTTTTGGGTCGAGGATGGGACAATCGTTGCGCCGATCGAAAATCTACGATTTGACGAAAGTCTGTATCGCTGCTTTGGTGAGAACTTGCTGGCTTTCACCGATACCCAAGAATTTATTGCCGAAGTGGGGACCTATGACAACCGATCGGTTGGGGGCAGTTGGGTTCCAGGGGCGTTGATAGAGGAATTTACCTACACCCTATAA
- a CDS encoding ShlB/FhaC/HecB family hemolysin secretion/activation protein yields the protein MPLKLATDWVTAEVIRVEAKKRCPSWWKYGMLSLLGLSLGQAGWAQPIDDLASAVSSSPSTQAQARPPLLIPPTQPPSQESPPVPLPQPLPERLLQDLLPPPDQLLPSPPLPNPDEIPDTIRVERFEVVGSTVFSAEELAHVTEPFTGRDLTFVELLQARSAVTQLYVDRGYITSGALIPPQTITDGVVIIEVLEGRLDEINVTGTRRLNSTYVRRRLALAGTAPLNINQLLAGLQLLQLDPLIATIAADLQAGVQPGTSVLQVQVTEADTFEVDLVLENDRSPSVGSFQRQVQIREANLSGWGDELSLSYANSDGSNELSASYTLPINARNGTLQFAAGWTHSHVIEPPFDALDIEADSRYYELTVRQPIAQSPTEEIALGLVVSRQESDTELLNQPFPLSAGANAKGETRISTLRFFQEWVRRTSEDVVAVRSQFSLGVDVLDATVNDDRPDSRFLTWRGQAQWVHLLAPDTLLLVRGDVQLSDSPLVPLEQIGFGGVQTVRGYRQDFLLTDSGVLASAELRLPVLRVPNLDGLLQVAPFFDLSTAWNADGFNPDPSTLAGMGVGLVWQQGEALSARLDLAFPLVSVESPDRTWQESGIYFSVRYTPF from the coding sequence ATGCCGTTAAAGTTGGCAACGGATTGGGTGACTGCTGAGGTAATTCGGGTGGAAGCAAAGAAAAGGTGTCCTAGTTGGTGGAAGTATGGGATGTTGTCGCTGTTGGGACTCAGCTTAGGACAAGCGGGCTGGGCGCAGCCGATCGACGACCTAGCTTCAGCCGTGTCTTCATCTCCTTCAACCCAAGCGCAAGCCCGCCCCCCCTTGCTCATTCCGCCAACACAACCACCCTCGCAAGAGTCACCGCCTGTCCCATTGCCACAGCCATTGCCCGAACGACTGTTACAAGATTTGTTGCCGCCACCAGACCAACTGCTGCCATCACCTCCGCTTCCTAATCCCGATGAAATTCCCGATACCATTCGAGTTGAGCGGTTTGAGGTCGTAGGTAGCACGGTGTTTAGTGCAGAAGAACTCGCACATGTTACCGAACCGTTTACAGGGCGCGATCTAACATTTGTGGAATTGCTGCAAGCCCGATCGGCAGTGACCCAACTGTATGTCGATCGCGGCTATATTACCTCTGGTGCACTGATTCCTCCCCAGACGATTACTGATGGGGTGGTGATCATTGAAGTACTTGAAGGTCGCCTAGATGAGATTAACGTTACCGGAACGCGCCGCCTCAATTCAACCTATGTGCGTCGTCGCCTGGCGCTGGCAGGGACTGCACCGTTAAACATCAATCAATTGCTGGCAGGGTTACAACTGCTTCAGCTTGACCCCTTAATTGCCACGATCGCGGCGGATTTGCAGGCGGGGGTACAGCCCGGAACCAGTGTGCTGCAAGTGCAAGTGACAGAAGCCGATACCTTTGAAGTTGATTTGGTGCTTGAAAACGATCGCTCGCCCAGCGTCGGCAGTTTTCAGCGACAGGTGCAAATCCGTGAAGCCAATTTGTCGGGATGGGGCGACGAACTCAGCCTCAGCTATGCTAATAGCGATGGCAGCAACGAACTGTCTGCTAGCTACACGCTGCCCATTAATGCGCGCAACGGCACTCTGCAATTTGCAGCAGGTTGGACGCATAGCCATGTGATCGAACCTCCGTTTGATGCGTTGGACATTGAAGCCGACTCTCGCTACTACGAACTGACCGTGCGGCAACCGATCGCCCAATCGCCCACTGAAGAAATTGCCCTAGGACTCGTTGTCTCGCGACAGGAAAGCGATACGGAACTGCTCAATCAGCCGTTTCCCCTCTCGGCTGGGGCTAATGCCAAAGGAGAAACCCGCATTTCGACGCTGCGTTTTTTTCAGGAGTGGGTGCGGCGTACTAGTGAAGATGTAGTGGCCGTGCGATCGCAGTTCAGTTTGGGGGTAGATGTACTAGATGCCACGGTGAATGACGATCGACCCGACAGCCGATTTTTGACCTGGCGGGGGCAAGCCCAATGGGTGCATTTACTGGCTCCCGATACATTGCTGCTGGTGCGCGGGGACGTGCAACTGTCCGATTCTCCCCTAGTCCCGCTGGAGCAAATTGGCTTTGGGGGGGTGCAAACGGTGCGCGGCTATCGTCAAGATTTTCTACTCACCGACAGCGGTGTGCTAGCATCGGCGGAATTACGGTTGCCTGTTTTGCGAGTGCCCAACCTGGATGGGCTGCTGCAAGTTGCGCCGTTTTTCGACCTGAGTACTGCATGGAATGCAGATGGCTTCAATCCCGATCCAAGTACGCTCGCAGGCATGGGAGTGGGGCTAGTGTGGCAACAGGGGGAGGCGTTATCAGCGCGGCTGGATCTTGCCTTTCCGCTAGTTTCCGTAGAATCGCCCGATCGTACCTGGCAGGAGAGCGGCATCTATTTTTCGGTACGATATACCCCATTTTAA
- a CDS encoding HhoA/HhoB/HtrA family serine endopeptidase, whose amino-acid sequence MSNALKQISVYATLLAIGGGVGWAGSRYLNERETPTAASSPQPPVAVDVAVRESPIAQVPVQIESAPQNPNFIAEAAEKVGPAVVRIDSSRTVNSGIPDTLRRFFGEDAPLPPTQERIEQGTGSGFILSTDGRIITNAHVVEGASTVRVTLKDGRRFEGRVLGTDAVTDVAVVKIESADLPTVVLGRSDELIPGQWAIAIGNPLGLDNTVTAGIISATGRSSNDVGIPDRRVRFIQTDAAINPGNSGGPLLNDRGEVIGINTAIRADAQGLGFAIPIETASRIADQLFQNGKAEHPYLGIQMVDLTPELKDQLNQQKNLGVTLATDRGVLVLQVMNNSPAAAAGLQPGDVILKVNAVTVSSAAEVQEQVENSQVGELVSVEVLRGDDNQVFQVRPTAYPQN is encoded by the coding sequence ATGAGTAACGCACTCAAGCAGATCAGTGTTTATGCGACGCTTCTGGCGATCGGTGGTGGTGTGGGTTGGGCAGGTAGCCGCTACCTTAATGAACGTGAAACTCCGACCGCAGCGTCAAGTCCACAACCCCCCGTGGCGGTGGATGTGGCGGTACGAGAGTCACCGATCGCCCAAGTTCCCGTCCAAATCGAATCGGCTCCTCAAAATCCCAACTTTATTGCTGAAGCGGCCGAAAAAGTCGGTCCGGCTGTCGTGCGAATTGATTCATCGCGCACCGTTAATAGTGGCATTCCCGACACCCTCAGACGATTTTTTGGCGAAGATGCACCCTTGCCGCCCACACAAGAGCGCATTGAGCAAGGCACAGGGTCAGGCTTTATCCTCAGCACGGATGGCAGAATTATTACCAACGCCCATGTCGTGGAAGGAGCCAGTACCGTGCGGGTAACGCTTAAAGATGGTCGCAGGTTTGAAGGACGAGTGCTGGGTACGGATGCGGTCACTGATGTAGCGGTTGTCAAAATTGAGTCTGCCGATTTGCCGACGGTGGTGTTGGGACGATCGGATGAACTGATTCCAGGACAATGGGCCATTGCTATCGGCAATCCTTTAGGGTTGGATAATACTGTAACGGCTGGCATCATCAGTGCTACTGGGCGATCGAGCAATGATGTTGGCATTCCCGATCGGCGTGTTCGGTTCATCCAAACTGATGCAGCCATTAATCCGGGTAATTCTGGTGGACCCTTGTTGAACGATCGGGGCGAAGTGATTGGTATTAACACGGCGATTCGTGCCGATGCACAAGGATTGGGCTTTGCAATTCCCATCGAAACAGCTTCTCGCATTGCCGATCAACTGTTTCAAAACGGCAAGGCGGAACATCCGTATTTAGGCATTCAGATGGTGGATTTGACGCCTGAACTGAAAGACCAACTGAATCAACAAAAAAATTTGGGGGTGACGCTTGCGACCGATCGAGGGGTGCTGGTGCTGCAAGTGATGAACAATTCTCCGGCAGCGGCGGCCGGGCTACAGCCGGGCGATGTGATTCTGAAGGTCAATGCTGTCACAGTGTCCTCGGCGGCAGAGGTACAAGAACAGGTGGAGAATAGTCAAGTAGGAGAACTGGTGTCGGTAGAGGTGCTGCGCGGTGATGATAATCAAGTGTTTCAAGTGCGTCCAACTGCCTATCCGCAAAATTAA
- a CDS encoding sensor histidine kinase codes for MLHRFCWSRVLFDARTRILAWYVILMATSALLSTVAVRKILLVRMEERVRASIVLEIEEFRRLQQGRNPRTGELFGSNSKALFDVYLSRNLTEENEFFLTLLDGQLYRSSPEALPPLLQPQSEYVQRWGQTTQTEEGTLQTPFGKVLYLAEPVASTRFDSTSTPAVFVIVRFLTSQEQDVVEAVNVLVNVSLAVLGIASVLAWIAAGRILAPLRSLTETARSISDSDLSQRIAVQGNDDIAEMGATFNEMLERLQTAFVNQRNFVNDVSHELRTPITIIRGHLELLDDDPLERRTTIDLVTDELDRMSRFVEDLLLLAKAEQPNFLNLETVDIQALTDELFSKATALADRQWRLDNKGIGRMVADRQRVTQMMMNLTQNATQHTQPGDVIALGSAVVGKEVHFWVRDTGEGIDLDQQKRIFERFVRLNRADRSSSGTGLGLSIVSAIARAHGGRIELVSAPGRGSTFTIVLPFDPP; via the coding sequence GTGCTACATCGATTTTGCTGGAGTCGAGTCCTCTTTGATGCCAGAACACGCATTTTAGCCTGGTACGTGATTTTGATGGCTACATCGGCACTACTCTCGACGGTGGCCGTACGCAAAATTTTGCTGGTACGGATGGAGGAACGAGTGAGAGCTTCGATTGTTCTGGAAATTGAAGAATTTCGCCGGTTACAGCAGGGACGCAATCCTAGAACAGGAGAGCTATTTGGCAGTAATAGTAAAGCCTTGTTTGATGTATATCTCAGTCGTAATTTGACTGAAGAGAATGAGTTTTTTCTAACGTTGCTCGACGGACAGTTGTATCGATCCAGTCCCGAAGCATTGCCACCACTTTTGCAGCCTCAGTCTGAGTATGTCCAACGTTGGGGTCAGACGACTCAAACAGAAGAAGGCACACTTCAAACTCCATTTGGCAAAGTGCTATACCTGGCTGAACCCGTTGCTTCTACTCGCTTTGACTCAACTTCAACACCTGCTGTTTTTGTCATTGTCCGGTTTCTCACAAGCCAAGAGCAAGATGTCGTTGAAGCCGTTAACGTGTTGGTTAATGTATCCTTAGCGGTGCTGGGGATTGCATCAGTTTTGGCCTGGATTGCCGCTGGTCGAATTTTAGCTCCGCTCCGATCGCTGACAGAAACGGCTCGATCGATTAGCGATTCAGATTTATCGCAGCGCATTGCAGTACAAGGCAATGACGATATTGCTGAAATGGGTGCTACCTTCAACGAAATGTTAGAGCGGCTGCAAACGGCTTTCGTCAATCAGCGCAATTTTGTCAATGATGTTAGCCACGAACTTCGTACCCCGATCACAATTATTCGCGGGCATTTAGAGCTACTGGACGATGATCCGCTTGAGCGTCGTACCACCATTGACTTGGTGACGGACGAACTCGATCGCATGAGTCGATTTGTGGAAGATTTGCTGCTGTTAGCCAAAGCCGAGCAACCCAATTTCTTGAATCTGGAAACTGTAGACATTCAAGCGCTGACCGATGAGCTTTTTAGCAAAGCCACCGCTCTAGCCGATCGCCAGTGGCGCTTGGATAATAAGGGAATAGGGCGAATGGTGGCCGATCGTCAGCGGGTGACGCAGATGATGATGAACCTGACGCAAAATGCCACACAGCATACCCAACCCGGCGATGTGATTGCTCTAGGATCAGCCGTTGTTGGCAAAGAGGTACACTTTTGGGTACGGGATACCGGAGAAGGTATTGATCTAGATCAGCAAAAGCGCATTTTCGAGCGATTTGTGCGGCTGAATCGTGCCGATCGCTCCAGCAGCGGTACCGGGTTAGGACTATCGATTGTGAGTGCTATTGCTCGCGCTCATGGAGGACGAATTGAGTTGGTGAGTGCTCCAGGCCGTGGCTCTACCTTTACGATCGTGCTGCCGTTCGATCCGCCGTAG
- a CDS encoding lysylphosphatidylglycerol synthase domain-containing protein: MSRLPISHAKRLLSRFKPYLRWVILGGTLFFLASALRSHWTEVTALRVDASGWAILTTALGVTLLAHIWSGWVWSWILRDLNQPATGTWGVLVYLKTNIAKYLPGNVWHLYGRIVAAKNVGFPATSATLSVLLEPLLMAAAALSIALLGLRSHHWLLQGLSLLAILTVIHPRFLNPLLGVASRLKGKSQAVTAAENTSGAISTSNRLQIKHYPLRPLLGELLFVVLRGSGFVLTVLVLAPLQLAQLPMILSTFAFAWMLGLIIPGAPGGIGVFEATAITLLNGQLSAAVILGSVTLYRLISTLAEAGGAGLAWLDDRSSHTQSRRSNPPVKKR; encoded by the coding sequence ATGTCCCGATTACCCATTTCCCACGCTAAACGGCTGCTTTCCCGCTTCAAACCCTATCTACGCTGGGTAATTTTGGGTGGCACATTATTTTTTCTTGCAAGTGCGCTGCGGTCTCACTGGACAGAAGTAACAGCGCTACGAGTTGACGCCAGCGGTTGGGCAATTTTGACGACGGCGCTGGGGGTGACCTTGCTGGCACACATTTGGTCAGGTTGGGTCTGGAGTTGGATTTTGCGCGACCTCAATCAACCTGCAACTGGAACGTGGGGTGTGTTGGTATATCTAAAAACGAACATTGCCAAGTACTTGCCGGGGAATGTTTGGCATCTGTATGGGCGGATTGTGGCAGCGAAGAATGTAGGGTTTCCGGCGACCTCGGCAACGTTGAGTGTGCTGCTGGAACCGTTGCTAATGGCGGCGGCGGCCTTATCGATTGCGCTGCTAGGGTTGCGATCGCACCATTGGCTACTGCAAGGCTTGAGCCTGCTGGCTATTCTGACGGTCATTCATCCTCGATTTCTCAATCCGCTGCTTGGGGTTGCCAGTCGTCTCAAAGGAAAATCGCAAGCAGTGACCGCTGCGGAGAACACTTCTGGGGCAATTTCCACGTCCAATCGGCTACAGATTAAACACTATCCCCTTCGTCCACTTTTGGGAGAGTTGCTGTTTGTAGTGCTGCGCGGAAGTGGATTTGTGCTGACGGTTCTGGTTCTAGCACCGCTTCAGTTGGCTCAACTGCCGATGATTCTCAGTACCTTTGCCTTTGCCTGGATGCTGGGACTGATCATTCCGGGTGCACCGGGCGGCATTGGGGTGTTTGAAGCGACAGCAATCACTTTGCTGAATGGACAGCTTTCTGCGGCTGTGATTTTGGGCAGCGTGACACTCTATCGGTTGATCAGTACCTTGGCAGAGGCAGGTGGGGCAGGATTAGCGTGGCTGGACGATCGATCCAGCCACACCCAGAGCCGTAGGTCAAACCCACCAGTAAAAAAGCGATGA
- a CDS encoding ArnT family glycosyltransferase, whose product MKDLLAHLERNRGLAYLLATLWVGLIVWIVAWFRLNGIGLVDETEPLFAEAARQMVVTGDWITPYFNQVTRFDKPPLVYWLMAVAYQMVGVNEWSVRFPSALAITVLTGFSFYTLYQYGFPRPSDASNSPQGSDAIALPSAGFEGSRSSRWFSALIGSAAIGLNPQTFLWSRTGVSDMLLSGCMGAALLSFFCAYAQPEKPPVQARWYWAFYGFSALAVLTKGPVGIVLPGLIILVFLLYMGNWRAVLREMNWVWGSVVFLLITLPWYIAVIWINGSAFTDSFFGYHNIERFTSVVNNHWAPWYFYFIVVPVSFLPWSAHLPVAMARLRVWQRQHWQQQPRSTHLGIFALVWFAVIFVFFTIAVTKLPSYTIPLLPAAGILVGLFWADQMTRSRSSRVVRVSHWLNLILFVTLAIAAWLAPNWLGNDPEMPDLPTLVQQSGVLQWATIIWAIAAITGGLLLWRRQGQWLWSINLLGLIAFMLMTLIPTAVIVDAQRQLPLRQLAATIVQVQRPNEPVVMIGFSKPSLVFYTQRSILYFPDIDRVHQQLRRLARQTTAADSLLLVGRSLKLEEAELSPDKYQVIEQAGVYQLVRINLADRSGLRAED is encoded by the coding sequence ATGAAAGATCTATTAGCTCACCTAGAACGCAATCGTGGTTTAGCCTACCTGTTGGCAACCCTGTGGGTTGGGTTGATAGTGTGGATTGTCGCCTGGTTCCGGTTGAACGGTATTGGTTTAGTCGATGAAACCGAGCCGCTGTTTGCGGAAGCGGCCAGACAAATGGTGGTAACAGGCGACTGGATTACTCCCTACTTCAATCAAGTCACTCGCTTCGACAAGCCGCCCCTGGTGTATTGGCTGATGGCCGTTGCCTATCAAATGGTTGGCGTCAATGAGTGGTCGGTTCGGTTTCCATCCGCCTTGGCAATCACAGTATTAACTGGGTTTAGTTTCTATACGCTATATCAGTACGGGTTTCCCCGTCCCAGCGACGCATCGAACTCACCTCAAGGTTCTGACGCAATCGCATTGCCATCTGCTGGGTTTGAGGGAAGCCGATCTTCGCGTTGGTTCTCGGCTTTAATTGGGTCAGCGGCGATCGGACTAAATCCGCAAACGTTCCTCTGGAGCCGCACTGGTGTTTCCGATATGCTGCTAAGTGGCTGTATGGGAGCCGCCTTGCTATCGTTTTTCTGTGCCTATGCCCAACCAGAAAAACCACCTGTGCAAGCTCGATGGTATTGGGCTTTCTATGGCTTTAGCGCGCTGGCGGTTCTCACCAAAGGTCCAGTGGGTATTGTCTTACCTGGACTGATTATCTTGGTATTTCTGCTATACATGGGCAATTGGCGAGCGGTGCTGCGGGAAATGAACTGGGTGTGGGGCAGTGTTGTGTTTTTACTGATCACACTACCCTGGTACATTGCCGTGATTTGGATTAATGGCAGCGCCTTTACTGATTCATTCTTCGGGTATCACAACATTGAGCGCTTCACCAGCGTCGTCAATAATCACTGGGCCCCCTGGTACTTTTATTTCATCGTTGTACCTGTTAGTTTTTTGCCGTGGTCTGCCCACCTTCCTGTGGCGATGGCTCGGCTGCGCGTTTGGCAGCGACAGCATTGGCAACAGCAACCCCGATCGACTCACTTAGGAATATTTGCTTTGGTTTGGTTTGCGGTCATTTTTGTCTTTTTCACCATTGCTGTCACCAAACTGCCTAGCTATACCATTCCGCTGTTGCCAGCGGCAGGGATTTTGGTGGGACTATTTTGGGCGGATCAAATGACCCGATCGCGTTCGAGTCGGGTGGTTCGGGTCAGTCACTGGTTGAATCTAATCTTATTTGTGACCTTGGCCATTGCGGCTTGGTTGGCCCCGAATTGGCTGGGCAACGATCCAGAAATGCCCGATTTACCTACATTGGTGCAACAGTCAGGGGTGTTGCAATGGGCCACAATCATTTGGGCGATCGCAGCCATTACAGGGGGGCTTTTGCTGTGGCGACGGCAGGGGCAGTGGTTATGGAGTATCAATCTTTTGGGGTTGATTGCCTTCATGTTAATGACGTTGATTCCAACCGCTGTAATTGTCGATGCCCAACGGCAACTTCCCCTACGGCAACTCGCTGCTACGATCGTCCAAGTGCAGCGACCTAATGAACCCGTGGTCATGATTGGGTTTAGTAAACCTAGCCTCGTCTTTTATACCCAACGTTCCATTCTTTACTTTCCCGACATTGATCGGGTTCATCAACAGTTACGGCGCTTGGCTAGACAAACAACAGCCGCAGATTCCTTGTTATTAGTTGGGCGATCGCTGAAGCTTGAGGAAGCAGAGCTATCACCAGACAAATACCAAGTGATTGAGCAGGCTGGCGTGTATCAATTAGTTCGAATCAACCTAGCCGATAGAAGCGGATTGAGGGCTGAGGATTGA